The genomic segment GCACAGCATGTGATTGAAAAAATGCACGGTAAAGCGATTCTGGCAGATGAAGTCGGACTCGGAAAGACTATTGAAGCCGGTCTGATCATTAAAGAATATATGATCCGCGGGCTTGCCAGAAAAGTCCTGATACTCGTTCCTGCCTCCCTCGTTTCACAATGGGTTTCCGAATTGAACCGCAAATTTGCGATCCCGGCTGTACCTCAGCGCAAATCTTACATGTGGGACAAATGCGATGTCATTGTCTCCTCAATAGATACAGCGAAACGGGACCCCCATCGAAGTCTGGTGCTGAAGCAGGACTATGACTTTGTCATTATCGATGAAGCCCATAAACTTAAAAATCACAAAACCAAAAACTATCAGTTCGTTCAGTTGCTAAAAAAGCGTTTTTGTCTGCTGCTCACAGCTACGCCGATACAGAACCGATTAAGTGAAATCTTTTATCTTGTTTCACTTCTCAAGCCTGGTTATCTGGGCAGTGCCGATGTTTTTTCACGAGTCTTCAAGTCAGATCGCGGATCCCTGCAGAATGAAAAAAAGCTGAATAAACTGGTCAGTCAGGTGATGGTACGCAATCGAAGAGAAGATACGGGACTGCGGTGGCCCAAACGAATCGTCTGTTCACTCGACATCACATTTTCAAGGGAAGAGGCAGCCTTTTATCAATCTCTGACGGATTTAAGGCATGCCGGCATCATCCAGGGCTTTTCACTCGTCACCCTGCAAAGGGAAGCCTGCAGCAGTCGTGAAGCAGCATTCAAGACACTTAACAAAATATACCATGCCTCCGATCACCTCCACCACGAACATCTCTGGCATTCCATTTTCAGAAGACTGAATGCGATCACCCGGAACGCCAAGGCGGAAAAGGCACTCGAGCTTATCCGTGAGATTAATGATAAGGTGATCATATTTACAGAATACAGGGCCACACAGTTATATTTGCAATGGTTTTTTAAACAACACGGGATCACTTCCGTTCCATTCAGCGGAGGCTTTCGGCGTGGTAAGAAAGACTGGATGCGCGAACTGTTTAAAAGCAGAATACAGGTATTAATAGCGACAGAGGCCGGCGGCGAAGGAATCAATCTGCAGTTTGCGAGCCACCTGATCAATTATGATCTGCCATGGAATCCTATGAGGATTGAGCAGCGAATCGGACGTATTCATCGTCTCGGTCAGGAAAAAGATGTTCACATTTACAATTTTGCAGTGCACGGCACCGTAGAGAGCCATATTCTGAATCTTTTATATAATAAAATTCATCTGTTTGAACAGGTCGTTGGACGATTGGATGCTATTCTTACCCGGATAGATCTGAAGGACATTGATAAACAGGTTCAGACGATCTTTGAAGAATCTGATTCAGATGGCGAAATCCGCATAAAACTTGATAATTTAAGCAGTGTGATCAATTCTGAAAGCCAACCACTCTCGGAGGTGCGAAATGCAGCCGGCAGCCATTAATCAGTACCTTAATCGCTTTTTTACCGTTTCAGGATGCCGCCTGCTTCCTGAAACCAATGGTCATGTTCTCTCGGTAAAATTAACGGAAGAAATGGATAAAATTCTGATGAACCGGCCATTTTACTGGCACTATATCAAACAGACAGGAGGAACAGGCGAAACCGTAACACTTCGATTGCGGACCAATCCCCATTCCGATCAGGATGGAGAGTTCATTTACTTCGGTGCACCGCGCCTCCATCAGATTTTTGATGCCGCCAGACAGCTTGGGTCCTTCATTCGCTTATATCAGAGTCCACGGAACACCTCTTCTGCTGCACTGGAACCCTGGCTGTGCATGAACATGCGCATCAGTTATCAGTGTGACCTGAAAAAAGAGCGACTCTGTTCCGCCGGACTGCAACTGATCAACGGTACGTTAATCGATGGTTTTCGTGATGCCATCCGTGAACTACCTCTGTCCCCCAAAATACCTGATTACAGTTATACACTCAGTCCTCTGATCAAAATCAAAAGCGGCATGCTGCGAATCGAATCCTTTATCCGATCAACACTGGCCGATGAATCAAAAGACTGGGCAGAAGAAGCCGGAAGAAAATGGGCAGTCGATCAGCGTCTTCTGGACGCTTTTTACGAATCTGAAGAGGATAAACCCGAGCCTTATTTTCAGGAAAAAGAAGCACTTCGCCAGCAGTATCAGCCAAAAATTCAAATCCAGCTGATTAATGCGGGGCTGTTTTATCTGCAGTCTTCATCTTTTCTCCCTGGGAAATCATAATCCGTTAATGATCTCAAAGACAGGAATCAGAACTGATGCAAACAGGCCCAGGATAAATCCACCGATAAGCAGGAGAAGAACCGGCTGGATACAGGACATCAGGGTTTGTATTTTCTGGTCTGATCTCTTCATAACGGTCATACCGTATCGCTGAAGGGCATGATCAAGAAAACCGTTTCGTTCACCGTGTCTTACCACGGAAGAAAAATCAGAAAGATAATACCCTGCCGTTTCTAACGCTTTATCCAGTTCGATACCTTCTTCGAGCAATCTGCCCATCCGTTTTGCTTCATGTTCAAGAAACGACGTGGTCCCTTTTTCAGTCATACTGGCAACAGAATCCCGAATAGATAAACCGGCGCTTAATAAATGGCCCAGTTGAAAACACATTTGCTGCGTCAGATAAGACCTGACAAAATAACCGATGAAGGGAAAAGGAATCAGGCAATTTATCTTTTTTCCAATCGGTAAACGTTTAAACGTCAGATAAGCGCACAGCAGGATGAGGGCGCTCAGCAAACCTGCAGCAAAAATGGTCTCGGACCGACCGGATAACAGGATCAGTATTTTCATAATCTGCGGAAGTTCAATGGAAAAGGACTGATAGAGCCTCAGAAAACTGGGGAGAACGAATCGGCTGATAATCAGCAGAATCATACTCAGACACCAGATCAGGATAATCGGGTAACGCATCAGCCTGCCCATTTTCTCCTTATATTCCTCACGTCTGAGTACCAGGGTCCCACTCTCAATCAAACCACGGGACAATCTGCCACTTCGCTGAGAAAAGTAGACCGTCGTCGCAATTTCCCGGGAAAACCGGCAAAAAGCAGGACATCAT from the Sporolactobacillus sp. Y61 genome contains:
- a CDS encoding SNF2-related protein, with translation MEPIIEFDRSWQDELIKKIEAGGPWANPVMFDLAFQAEQARIVPSFHGLIAPSQLPDLKLHPHQVETAQHVIEKMHGKAILADEVGLGKTIEAGLIIKEYMIRGLARKVLILVPASLVSQWVSELNRKFAIPAVPQRKSYMWDKCDVIVSSIDTAKRDPHRSLVLKQDYDFVIIDEAHKLKNHKTKNYQFVQLLKKRFCLLLTATPIQNRLSEIFYLVSLLKPGYLGSADVFSRVFKSDRGSLQNEKKLNKLVSQVMVRNRREDTGLRWPKRIVCSLDITFSREEAAFYQSLTDLRHAGIIQGFSLVTLQREACSSREAAFKTLNKIYHASDHLHHEHLWHSIFRRLNAITRNAKAEKALELIREINDKVIIFTEYRATQLYLQWFFKQHGITSVPFSGGFRRGKKDWMRELFKSRIQVLIATEAGGEGINLQFASHLINYDLPWNPMRIEQRIGRIHRLGQEKDVHIYNFAVHGTVESHILNLLYNKIHLFEQVVGRLDAILTRIDLKDIDKQVQTIFEESDSDGEIRIKLDNLSSVINSESQPLSEVRNAAGSH
- a CDS encoding YqhG family protein gives rise to the protein MQPAAINQYLNRFFTVSGCRLLPETNGHVLSVKLTEEMDKILMNRPFYWHYIKQTGGTGETVTLRLRTNPHSDQDGEFIYFGAPRLHQIFDAARQLGSFIRLYQSPRNTSSAALEPWLCMNMRISYQCDLKKERLCSAGLQLINGTLIDGFRDAIRELPLSPKIPDYSYTLSPLIKIKSGMLRIESFIRSTLADESKDWAEEAGRKWAVDQRLLDAFYESEEDKPEPYFQEKEALRQQYQPKIQIQLINAGLFYLQSSSFLPGKS
- a CDS encoding type II secretion system F family protein, coding for MIESGTLVLRREEYKEKMGRLMRYPIILIWCLSMILLIISRFVLPSFLRLYQSFSIELPQIMKILILLSGRSETIFAAGLLSALILLCAYLTFKRLPIGKKINCLIPFPFIGYFVRSYLTQQMCFQLGHLLSAGLSIRDSVASMTEKGTTSFLEHEAKRMGRLLEEGIELDKALETAGYYLSDFSSVVRHGERNGFLDHALQRYGMTVMKRSDQKIQTLMSCIQPVLLLLIGGFILGLFASVLIPVFEIINGL